From the Candidatus Bathyarchaeota archaeon genome, one window contains:
- a CDS encoding Mut7-C RNAse domain-containing protein, whose product MLDAMLGKLARWLRMMGYDTKYSNALSDAELLVLAQAENRVLLTRDFSLYQQAQAKNLPACYITGNTSPERLARLAACTGIALEVDLENTRCPKCNTRLQTAPKDTIAGKVEKNTLLYYDVFWLCPACGSVYWQGAHWTNIRAALKEAKEKQEKMV is encoded by the coding sequence CTGTTAGATGCTATGCTCGGGAAGTTGGCGCGTTGGCTGCGCATGATGGGCTACGACACCAAATACTCCAACGCCCTCTCTGATGCAGAGCTTTTAGTGTTGGCGCAGGCGGAAAACCGTGTTTTGCTCACCCGCGACTTTAGCCTCTACCAGCAAGCCCAAGCCAAAAATCTCCCCGCCTGCTACATAACAGGCAACACCTCGCCAGAGCGCCTAGCCCGCCTCGCCGCGTGCACAGGAATTGCTTTAGAAGTTGATTTGGAAAACACGCGCTGCCCCAAATGTAACACCCGCCTTCAAACTGCCCCAAAAGACACCATAGCCGGCAAGGTAGAGAAAAACACGCTACTGTATTATGATGTTTTTTGGTTATGCCCTGCTTGCGGGAGTGTTTACTGGCAGGGTGCACACTGGACAAATATTCGCGCTGCACTAAAAGAAGCAAAAGAAAAACAAGAAAAAATGGTTTAG
- a CDS encoding DNA-directed RNA polymerase subunit K, with amino-acid sequence MSAQAKVEVGPPKVTRFEKARIIGARSLQISMGAPILTDVDDSLSSPIDIAIKELESEILPMTIRRTLPDGTFQDIPLKWLNVA; translated from the coding sequence ATGTCTGCTCAAGCTAAAGTCGAAGTTGGTCCGCCAAAGGTTACGCGGTTTGAGAAAGCCCGTATCATTGGTGCAAGGTCGCTTCAGATTTCTATGGGTGCTCCTATTCTTACGGATGTGGATGATAGCTTGTCAAGCCCAATTGACATCGCAATTAAAGAGCTTGAAAGCGAAATCTTGCCCATGACAATTAGGCGAACCCTGCCAGACGGCACCTTCCAAGACATCCCGCTGAAATGGCTCAACGTAGCCTAA
- the pgsA gene encoding archaetidylinositol phosphate synthase: MLTKLKQRVQQMLSSQAKAAHAIGLTPNIVSIIGFVLSFFAAGAYAVTTPQQPLFLLVAVVLLLASGFCDALDGIIARTYKQTSVFGGFFDSMLDRYVDAFLLMGILLSGLCDLLFGLLALAGSLMVSYSRARAEAAGIKMESVGLAERAERLLIIAGASLVAIFWLPALNIGVILIAVLANFTVIQRALHVYKILKTKEK, translated from the coding sequence ATGCTGACTAAACTAAAACAACGGGTTCAACAAATGCTCTCTTCGCAAGCAAAAGCCGCCCACGCCATAGGCTTAACCCCCAACATCGTATCCATAATCGGGTTTGTTTTGTCTTTTTTTGCGGCTGGTGCCTACGCAGTTACCACTCCCCAGCAACCCTTGTTCTTGCTTGTCGCCGTGGTTTTGCTTTTAGCCTCGGGTTTTTGTGATGCTTTAGACGGCATAATCGCGCGTACATACAAGCAAACCAGCGTTTTTGGCGGCTTTTTTGATTCCATGCTAGACCGCTATGTTGACGCGTTTTTGCTCATGGGCATACTTCTTAGTGGCTTGTGTGATTTGCTGTTTGGGTTGCTTGCGTTGGCTGGTTCGTTGATGGTTAGCTACAGCCGTGCAAGAGCTGAAGCAGCGGGCATAAAAATGGAATCCGTCGGGTTGGCTGAACGCGCCGAGCGCCTCTTGATAATTGCTGGAGCTAGCTTAGTTGCGATTTTCTGGCTTCCCGCCCTAAACATAGGTGTCATCTTAATTGCGGTTTTGGCAAACTTTACCGTAATACAAAGAGCACTGCACGTTTACAAAATCTTGAAAACAAAGGAAAAATAA
- a CDS encoding CBS domain-containing protein, translated as MSEIGLRPRMLVKDVMSSPVVTTDEEVPSNRIAKLMEENAFGCVIVTNPEGKALGIITERDLVMRVLSKNLQPATVKAKDIMTAPLATIDPEATISDAARRMSRLDIRRLGVIYKGDLVGLISSKDVLGIMPELIEIIQERSRIACENSEEVDLEEPSLTGYCDQCTVYSEDLKNVDGQYLCEECRADTQ; from the coding sequence TTGTCTGAAATTGGGTTGAGGCCAAGGATGCTGGTTAAAGATGTTATGAGCAGCCCCGTTGTGACTACTGATGAAGAAGTTCCTTCAAACCGCATTGCAAAGCTCATGGAAGAGAACGCTTTTGGTTGTGTTATCGTAACCAACCCGGAAGGCAAAGCTTTGGGCATCATAACTGAACGTGACTTGGTCATGCGGGTTTTATCCAAGAACCTTCAACCTGCCACCGTGAAAGCTAAAGACATAATGACCGCCCCCCTAGCAACCATAGATCCTGAAGCCACCATAAGCGATGCCGCGCGTCGAATGAGCCGCCTAGACATTCGAAGACTTGGCGTAATATACAAAGGCGACCTAGTCGGGTTAATCTCCAGCAAAGACGTCTTAGGCATCATGCCTGAGCTCATCGAAATCATCCAAGAACGCTCCCGCATCGCATGCGAAAACTCTGAAGAAGTCGACCTTGAAGAACCCTCCCTCACTGGCTACTGCGACCAATGCACCGTCTACTCCGAAGACCTCAAAAACGTCGACGGACAATACCTGTGCGAAGAATGCCGCGCAGACACCCAATAA
- a CDS encoding dihydroorotase family protein, whose translation MIVDTVLTNAKAYLKGEIVDCCIAIEDTKIFKIGKETHMPKADEKTNLHNLLVLPGVIDSHVHLRDEDNAYKETFFTGTQAAAAGGVTTVLDMPNNAPTTINADSLKTRMEKASRRVVVNTGFYCAFPKNPNEIKKILTQGAVGFKLFMAEKIGGLDITDDVALKEAFEQVAQSNAVVAVHAEDHQLLKAAVEKLRRQNRHDVAAFLKAHSEQVEAAAVDHVLKLTSPIPDFKLHICHLSTKPALQALSKAKASGKKITCEVTPHHLLLSKDAYANLGARVLTMPPLRSKENVDALWTAIAEGEVDTIGSDHAPHTLDEKDANSIWDIKAGVVGLETTLPLVLTLVHKNKLSLDTALRLLSEKPAEIFGLSGRGVLSEGGFADLVVVDFNEKYLIDASTFYSKTKFSPFDRWEVQGKPTKTYVNGQLVMDDHEIVAKAGSAPILRGDFA comes from the coding sequence TTGATTGTTGACACCGTACTAACCAACGCCAAAGCTTACCTTAAAGGCGAAATAGTTGACTGCTGCATAGCCATCGAAGACACTAAAATTTTCAAAATCGGCAAAGAAACCCACATGCCCAAAGCCGACGAAAAAACCAACCTGCACAACCTGCTCGTTTTGCCTGGAGTTATTGACTCTCATGTTCACTTGCGAGACGAAGATAACGCCTACAAAGAAACCTTTTTCACGGGAACCCAAGCCGCAGCAGCAGGAGGTGTAACCACGGTTTTGGATATGCCAAACAACGCCCCCACCACCATTAACGCCGACTCCCTGAAAACCCGCATGGAAAAAGCTTCTCGCCGCGTAGTAGTTAACACTGGCTTTTACTGTGCCTTCCCCAAAAACCCCAACGAAATCAAAAAAATCCTCACGCAAGGCGCCGTGGGTTTTAAGCTGTTTATGGCAGAAAAAATCGGCGGCTTAGACATAACAGATGATGTTGCCCTCAAAGAAGCCTTCGAACAGGTTGCCCAATCAAACGCGGTTGTGGCAGTTCACGCCGAAGACCACCAACTCCTCAAGGCAGCAGTGGAAAAACTTAGACGGCAAAACCGCCACGACGTAGCCGCGTTTCTAAAAGCCCACAGCGAACAAGTTGAAGCCGCCGCCGTAGACCACGTGCTCAAGTTGACCTCGCCGATTCCCGACTTTAAACTGCACATTTGCCATCTCTCAACAAAACCTGCCCTGCAAGCACTCTCCAAAGCCAAAGCTTCAGGCAAAAAAATAACCTGCGAAGTAACCCCCCATCACCTGCTACTTTCCAAAGACGCCTACGCAAACTTGGGTGCACGCGTTTTGACTATGCCTCCGCTGCGTAGCAAAGAAAACGTTGATGCTCTTTGGACTGCCATAGCCGAAGGCGAAGTTGACACTATCGGGTCTGACCATGCCCCGCACACATTGGATGAAAAAGATGCCAACAGCATCTGGGACATCAAAGCAGGTGTTGTTGGTTTGGAAACCACTTTGCCTTTGGTGTTGACTTTGGTGCACAAAAACAAGTTGTCCTTGGATACGGCTTTGCGGTTGTTGTCGGAAAAGCCCGCGGAGATTTTTGGTTTATCTGGCAGGGGCGTTTTATCTGAGGGTGGCTTTGCGGATTTGGTGGTTGTGGATTTCAACGAGAAATACCTAATTGATGCTTCCACGTTTTATTCGAAGACCAAGTTTTCGCCTTTTGACCGCTGGGAAGTTCAAGGCAAACCCACAAAAACCTACGTTAACGGGCAACTGGTTATGGATGACCACGAAATCGTAGCTAAAGCAGGCAGCGCCCCTATTCTTCGAGGCGACTTTGCCTGA
- a CDS encoding 30S ribosomal protein S26e — translation MPFKRKSRGRAKGSKGSSSLVQCGSCGQMVPRDKAKRSTRRVSFVEPQLAKELRQKGTYLASWVDTKYYCISCAVHRGIVKVRAENERHTKYRRRQ, via the coding sequence GTGCCATTTAAACGGAAAAGCCGAGGAAGAGCAAAAGGAAGTAAAGGAAGCAGTAGCTTAGTTCAATGCGGAAGTTGCGGACAGATGGTGCCGCGTGACAAAGCGAAACGGTCTACTCGCCGCGTGTCTTTTGTTGAGCCTCAACTAGCCAAGGAACTTAGGCAAAAAGGCACATACCTAGCATCTTGGGTAGACACGAAATACTACTGTATATCCTGTGCAGTCCACCGTGGCATCGTCAAAGTCAGAGCCGAAAACGAACGCCACACAAAATACCGCAGACGCCAATAA